From Chloroflexota bacterium, the proteins below share one genomic window:
- a CDS encoding sulfide/dihydroorotate dehydrogenase-like FAD/NAD-binding protein, giving the protein MYRITAKEVLAPVTKLFKVHAPEVARKAKAGQFVIVRVDERGERIPLTIADYDPDSGELTMVFQEVGKTTKYLGTKNVGDELASLTGPLGRPTEIEDYGTVICVGGGVGIAPIYPIARALREAGNTVISIIGARNKDLLFWEDKMRSVSDELIVCTDDGSYARKALVTEPLKEVLESGRKVDIVWAIGPAIMMKFCSLTTKPFGVKTIVSLNSIMVDGTGMCGACRVEVGGKTHFVCVDGPEFDGHEVDWNLLLERQRIYLEQEKRALEKFEREHQQACPCEEVR; this is encoded by the coding sequence GTGTATCGCATCACTGCCAAGGAAGTGCTGGCACCTGTAACAAAGTTGTTCAAAGTACATGCCCCGGAAGTAGCACGAAAGGCCAAAGCAGGACAATTTGTTATCGTGCGCGTGGATGAAAGGGGAGAGCGCATCCCGCTCACCATCGCTGACTACGACCCTGATTCTGGCGAGCTAACCATGGTATTCCAGGAAGTAGGCAAAACGACCAAATATCTGGGCACGAAGAATGTCGGCGATGAACTGGCTAGCCTAACTGGCCCCTTGGGGCGCCCGACGGAGATCGAAGATTACGGCACGGTCATCTGCGTCGGCGGAGGAGTGGGTATTGCCCCCATTTATCCCATTGCTCGCGCTCTTCGCGAGGCAGGCAACACCGTTATCTCCATTATCGGTGCACGGAACAAGGACCTGCTCTTCTGGGAGGATAAGATGCGCTCGGTGAGTGATGAATTGATCGTCTGCACAGACGATGGGAGTTACGCTCGCAAGGCCCTGGTAACGGAACCGCTTAAGGAGGTCCTCGAATCGGGACGCAAGGTAGATATAGTATGGGCTATCGGCCCGGCGATCATGATGAAGTTCTGTTCCCTGACCACAAAACCCTTTGGGGTCAAGACCATCGTCAGCCTGAACTCGATTATGGTGGACGGCACGGGAATGTGCGGTGCATGTCGGGTCGAGGTCGGGGGCAAGACGCACTTTGTCTGTGTGGACGGGCCGGAATTTGATGGGCATGAGGTAGACTGGAATCTGCTACTGGAGCGCCAACGCATCTACCTAGAGCAGGAAAAGCGCGCCCTGGAGAAGTTCGAGCGAGAACATCAACAGGCATGCCCTTGTGAGGAGGTTCGGTAA